A stretch of Alkaliphilus flagellatus DNA encodes these proteins:
- a CDS encoding GNAT family N-acetyltransferase: protein MPLFSQTITDFWREPFLNGDVLYSDEVFTVAINSDLSEDRRVMVLETSDGRVMAVLTPALADKLGLYQRQDLSEPTFRRKLNEAGVTLHGADYLFYFSEADKNVLLQENLEGVLCQLTEQDDAVFSEFQSSASEQDLDDAYVELDHWAVFGSFEQNRLVSAASMYPWENAQIADLGVLTLTPFRGKGHARKVVRSISKYACDQGYEPQYRCQLDNQASTSLAKAAGLTLFGKWEVISPDSTD, encoded by the coding sequence ATGCCTTTATTTTCACAAACGATAACTGACTTTTGGCGGGAGCCATTTTTGAACGGAGACGTCCTCTATAGCGATGAAGTTTTTACTGTCGCCATCAACTCTGACCTGAGCGAAGACCGTCGGGTGATGGTGCTGGAAACCTCCGACGGCCGGGTTATGGCAGTCCTGACGCCTGCGCTGGCCGATAAGTTAGGCCTTTATCAACGACAAGACCTGTCTGAGCCGACCTTTCGCCGTAAATTGAATGAAGCGGGAGTCACTCTGCATGGTGCAGATTATCTTTTTTATTTTTCAGAAGCCGATAAGAACGTATTGCTGCAAGAAAACCTGGAAGGTGTCTTGTGCCAGTTAACAGAGCAAGATGATGCGGTTTTCTCCGAGTTCCAGTCCTCCGCCTCGGAACAAGACTTGGATGATGCTTATGTGGAATTGGATCACTGGGCGGTGTTCGGCTCTTTTGAGCAAAATCGCCTGGTCAGCGCCGCCAGCATGTATCCCTGGGAGAATGCGCAAATTGCAGATCTCGGCGTACTGACTCTGACGCCCTTTAGAGGAAAAGGTCACGCCCGCAAAGTGGTGCGTTCAATCAGCAAGTACGCCTGTGATCAGGGATATGAGCCCCAGTACCGATGCCAGCTCGATAACCAGGCGTCTACGTCGCTGGCTAAAGCGGCGGGTTTGACGCTGTTTGGAAAGTGGGAAGTGATTTCTCCCGACTCCACTGACTGA
- a CDS encoding spore coat protein, translating into MKPIKEMLGQKATNLSDQTITNNALAAKTSASNAYLNAMLMTATPELKQLFSSNLTQTVGEHAALSELAANKGWVNPYEQPENQLLQTFNQSKEILDSHVTE; encoded by the coding sequence ATGAAACCGATAAAAGAAATGTTGGGTCAGAAAGCGACAAATTTATCTGATCAAACTATTACGAATAACGCTTTAGCTGCAAAAACTTCAGCATCAAATGCATATCTAAACGCAATGTTAATGACAGCAACTCCTGAATTAAAACAATTGTTTAGCTCAAACTTAACACAAACGGTTGGTGAGCATGCTGCATTATCTGAATTAGCTGCAAATAAAGGATGGGTAAATCCATATGAACAGCCAGAAAACCAGTTGCTTCAAACTTTTAATCAGTCTAAAGAAATATTAGATAGCCATGTAACTGAATAA
- a CDS encoding type IV pilus twitching motility protein PilT, with translation MDIINLLKIAIDLKASDLHITVAVPPTVRVNGKLKKIDNQPITPEISAKLIRDVLTQEELNKLDTNGELDISLAYSGLGRFRVNAFKQRGSYSMALRIVALNIPTIEQLGLPIVTKELARKQRGLILVTGPTGSGKSTTLAAMIDLINNERNCHILTLEDPIEYLHKHKKSIVNQREIGNDSISFANALRSALRQDPDVILVGEMRDLETISTAITAAETGHLVLSTLHTLGAAKTVDRIIDVFPPHQQQQIKIQLSSVLEGVISQQLIPKADGTGRIGAYEIMVTTPAIRNLIREGKSHQIQTSIQTGIKFGMQTMDQSIIELYKKGLVSKEWAFTSAVDQDSITRSIGL, from the coding sequence ATGGATATTATTAACCTACTAAAAATAGCAATTGATTTGAAGGCTTCAGACTTACACATTACTGTAGCTGTACCTCCGACAGTTAGAGTGAATGGGAAACTGAAAAAGATAGATAATCAACCAATAACTCCTGAAATATCTGCTAAATTAATAAGGGATGTACTGACACAGGAGGAACTGAATAAATTAGATACCAACGGAGAACTGGATATATCATTAGCCTATTCTGGGTTAGGTAGATTTAGAGTAAATGCTTTTAAACAAAGAGGGAGTTACAGTATGGCATTGAGGATAGTTGCTCTTAATATACCAACCATAGAACAGCTAGGTTTACCTATAGTAACGAAGGAATTAGCAAGAAAGCAGAGGGGACTAATATTAGTTACAGGACCAACTGGTAGTGGAAAATCTACCACTTTAGCCGCTATGATTGATCTTATCAATAATGAAAGAAACTGTCATATACTAACATTAGAAGATCCAATAGAATATTTACATAAACATAAAAAAAGTATAGTTAATCAGAGGGAAATTGGAAATGATTCAATTAGTTTTGCTAATGCTCTGCGTTCAGCTTTAAGGCAGGATCCAGATGTAATTTTAGTTGGAGAGATGCGGGACTTAGAAACAATAAGTACAGCTATTACGGCAGCTGAAACAGGACATTTAGTTTTGTCTACACTGCATACTTTAGGAGCTGCAAAAACTGTTGATAGAATTATAGATGTATTTCCACCCCATCAGCAACAACAGATTAAGATTCAGTTATCTTCTGTTTTAGAAGGGGTAATATCACAACAGTTAATTCCTAAAGCAGATGGAACAGGACGTATAGGAGCTTATGAGATTATGGTAACTACACCAGCTATAAGGAATTTAATTCGTGAGGGTAAGAGTCATCAAATCCAGACCTCAATACAAACTGGGATTAAATTTGGTATGCAAACTATGGATCAATCTATTATAGAGCTATATAAAAAGGGGTTAGTGTCAAAAGAATGGGCATTTACTAGTGCAGTAGATCAAGATTCTATTACAAGATCCATAGGACTTTGA
- a CDS encoding YqeG family HAD IIIA-type phosphatase: MVNLLTPDLYVESVLKLNLEKLKQKNIKGLIIDIDNTLVSWEIKYASEKTKEWLLNLEKEGFKVCLVSNNTEDRVVTFNEELKLPAIHRASKPRVGAFKRAMKIMGTKIENTAVIGDQIFTDVLGGNRMRLFTVLVVPIEGKEFWWTTFVRKVERHVLRVVLKDHRGDK, translated from the coding sequence ATGGTAAATTTACTGACTCCTGATTTATATGTAGAATCAGTTTTAAAGTTAAATTTAGAAAAGCTTAAGCAAAAAAACATTAAAGGACTAATAATAGATATTGATAATACATTAGTATCTTGGGAAATTAAATATGCTAGTGAAAAAACGAAGGAATGGTTATTAAACCTTGAAAAGGAAGGTTTTAAAGTGTGCTTAGTTTCTAACAATACAGAAGACCGGGTTGTTACTTTCAATGAAGAATTAAAATTACCTGCAATACATAGAGCATCAAAACCAAGGGTAGGTGCTTTTAAAAGGGCTATGAAAATTATGGGTACAAAAATAGAAAATACAGCTGTAATTGGAGATCAAATTTTCACAGATGTATTAGGTGGAAATCGTATGAGATTATTTACAGTGTTAGTAGTACCTATAGAAGGTAAAGAATTTTGGTGGACAACCTTTGTAAGAAAGGTTGAAAGACATGTATTGAGGGTGGTTTTAAAGGATCATAGGGGGGATAAATAG
- a CDS encoding GspE/PulE family protein — protein MSGKTKRLGDLLIEAGLIEQEQLEKALELQKVTFKKLGEILIDEGFVKESQIIEVLEFQLGIPHLDLEKYFINPEMPRLISEKLARRHMLIPVKKERDNLIVAMSDPLNIFAVDDIKIATGLEVIPAISTRQNIENAINRYYGSESAENAIEEFKREYRMPDLDDLEAQDALDISNAPMVRLVNSFIKQAVRLNASDIHLEPYEKTLRLRFRIDGDLQEIMSIAKSAHQAIISRIKILGRMDIAEKRIPQDGRVEMVIDSGDIDMRISILPTVYGEKAVIRLLDRSSVVISKDQLGFTQDNLKIFDEIIKSPHGIILVTGPTGSGKTTTLYAALKELNNVVRNIITIEDPVEYRLEGVNQVQVSNKAGLTFASGLKAILRQDPDIVMVGEIRDGETAHIAVRAAITGHLVLSTMHTNDTASTVTRFTDMGIESYLVSSSVIGVVAQRLIKKICPYCKESYYSTSVDKKILDIEENVLLHRGKGCNICNYTGYKGRQAVQEIMRIDETIRALIDERASIDKIRKKALENGMTSLKENCKQLIFQGVTTVEELARIAYGLE, from the coding sequence ATGAGTGGGAAAACTAAACGTTTAGGGGATTTATTAATAGAAGCTGGACTAATTGAGCAGGAGCAGCTTGAAAAAGCATTAGAGCTTCAGAAGGTTACTTTTAAAAAACTTGGTGAGATCCTAATTGATGAAGGTTTTGTTAAAGAAAGTCAAATTATTGAGGTATTAGAATTTCAATTAGGGATTCCTCACTTAGATTTGGAGAAGTATTTTATTAATCCAGAGATGCCTAGGCTAATTAGCGAAAAATTAGCAAGACGACATATGTTAATTCCTGTAAAAAAAGAGCGGGATAATTTAATAGTAGCTATGTCAGACCCTTTAAATATTTTTGCTGTAGATGATATTAAAATAGCTACTGGATTAGAAGTTATACCTGCTATCTCAACAAGGCAAAATATTGAAAATGCTATTAATCGATATTATGGTAGCGAAAGTGCAGAAAATGCGATAGAGGAGTTTAAAAGAGAATATAGAATGCCAGATTTAGATGATCTAGAAGCACAAGACGCTCTAGATATTAGTAATGCACCAATGGTTAGGCTCGTTAACTCTTTTATTAAGCAAGCTGTTAGACTAAATGCTAGTGATATCCACTTAGAACCCTATGAAAAAACATTAAGACTTCGTTTTAGAATAGATGGCGACTTGCAAGAAATCATGTCCATTGCTAAATCAGCCCATCAGGCCATAATATCAAGAATAAAAATACTTGGTAGGATGGATATTGCAGAAAAAAGGATTCCGCAAGATGGTAGAGTTGAAATGGTAATTGATAGTGGAGATATTGATATGCGTATTTCGATATTGCCAACAGTGTATGGAGAGAAGGCTGTAATACGTCTATTAGATAGAAGTAGCGTTGTTATTTCTAAGGATCAACTTGGATTTACACAAGATAATTTAAAAATATTTGATGAAATTATTAAAAGTCCACATGGTATTATTTTAGTTACAGGTCCAACGGGTAGTGGAAAAACAACAACTTTATATGCTGCTTTAAAAGAATTAAATAATGTGGTTCGTAATATTATTACAATAGAAGATCCGGTTGAGTATAGGCTAGAAGGGGTTAACCAAGTACAGGTCAGTAATAAGGCAGGATTAACCTTTGCTAGTGGGCTTAAGGCAATTTTAAGACAAGATCCTGATATTGTTATGGTCGGAGAAATTAGAGATGGAGAGACAGCTCATATTGCAGTGAGGGCTGCCATCACAGGTCATCTTGTACTAAGCACAATGCATACTAATGATACAGCTTCAACTGTGACGAGATTTACTGACATGGGTATTGAATCATACCTTGTTTCTTCCTCGGTTATTGGGGTCGTAGCCCAAAGATTAATTAAAAAAATATGTCCCTATTGTAAAGAATCCTATTATTCAACATCAGTGGATAAAAAAATACTAGATATAGAAGAAAATGTATTACTACATAGGGGAAAAGGATGTAATATTTGCAATTATACGGGCTACAAAGGAAGACAGGCGGTTCAAGAAATTATGCGTATTGATGAAACAATACGAGCATTAATTGATGAAAGAGCAAGTATAGATAAGATTAGAAAAAAGGCATTAGAAAATGGGATGACTTCCTTAAAAGAAAATTGCAAACAGCTTATATTTCAAGGTGTAACAACTGTCGAAGAACTTGCTCGTATAGCCTATGGATTAGAATAG
- a CDS encoding sigma-70 family RNA polymerase sigma factor: MGGNEISLIDILGTDPDEVVDEVELKMQIKKLYSKMASVLKSRERIVIELRYGICNGGSKTQREIAKMLGISRSYVSRIEKRAIKKLNKALNGNN; encoded by the coding sequence ATAGGTGGTAATGAAATATCGTTAATTGATATATTAGGAACTGATCCAGATGAAGTAGTAGATGAAGTAGAATTGAAAATGCAAATTAAAAAGCTATATTCTAAGATGGCTAGTGTATTGAAGTCAAGAGAGAGGATAGTGATAGAACTTAGATATGGAATATGTAATGGTGGATCTAAAACACAACGTGAAATTGCTAAAATGCTAGGTATTTCGAGATCCTATGTTTCTAGAATTGAAAAAAGAGCAATAAAAAAATTAAATAAAGCATTGAATGGAAATAATTAA
- a CDS encoding LexA family protein, with protein MLTKRDKEILKAINSYVNANGISPMVRNICDLVELRSSSTVHAYLNRLEIEGFITKMDIILRSIKITKKGVDIIEG; from the coding sequence ATGCTAACTAAAAGAGATAAAGAAATTCTAAAGGCAATAAATTCTTATGTGAATGCCAATGGTATAAGTCCTATGGTAAGGAATATCTGTGACCTGGTTGAATTGAGATCTAGTAGTACGGTGCACGCTTATTTAAACAGATTAGAGATAGAAGGATTTATAACAAAGATGGACATTATTCTAAGATCAATAAAGATAACTAAAAAAGGTGTAGATATAATAGAAGGGTAG
- the aroE gene encoding shikimate dehydrogenase: MITISGKTKTVALIGDPVEHSFSPFIHNYGFQTHKLNTVYVNHTVKKHYLKEAIEGIRALGYVGANVTYPHKIQVINFLDEVSKEARLIGAVNTIKNENGKLIGYNTDGSGFIYGLAQDGIEIKNKTICILGAGGASKSIAISLCLKADCEVIICNRNIEKAEEIFYIVNNDNKNFLGKVTQVVTPNDLKLENVDILVNCTPVGMGKLKGLIPFGDKLKLHKNIIVYDLIYNPHETQLLKVARNEGFITYNGLNMLVGQAILAFEIWTGKILDFEEIKRIIQKL; the protein is encoded by the coding sequence ATGATTACAATCAGCGGTAAAACAAAAACTGTTGCTCTTATTGGAGATCCTGTAGAGCACAGTTTTTCTCCATTTATACACAATTATGGATTTCAAACTCATAAATTAAATACGGTATATGTTAATCATACAGTAAAAAAGCATTATTTAAAAGAGGCAATTGAGGGCATTAGAGCCTTAGGGTATGTAGGTGCAAACGTAACATATCCTCATAAAATACAAGTAATAAATTTTTTAGATGAGGTATCTAAAGAAGCAAGACTTATTGGAGCTGTAAATACAATAAAAAATGAAAATGGAAAATTGATTGGTTACAATACCGATGGGTCAGGATTTATTTATGGACTAGCTCAAGATGGAATAGAAATAAAGAATAAGACTATTTGTATATTAGGTGCTGGTGGGGCATCAAAGAGCATAGCTATTTCCCTTTGTTTAAAAGCCGATTGCGAGGTTATTATCTGTAATAGAAATATTGAAAAGGCAGAAGAAATTTTTTACATAGTTAACAATGATAATAAAAATTTTTTAGGAAAAGTAACACAAGTTGTTACTCCTAATGATCTTAAATTAGAAAATGTAGATATATTAGTAAATTGTACACCTGTAGGAATGGGTAAGTTGAAAGGATTAATTCCATTTGGAGATAAATTAAAACTTCATAAAAACATTATAGTATATGATTTAATATATAATCCACATGAAACCCAACTTTTGAAAGTGGCTAGAAATGAAGGCTTTATTACTTATAATGGATTAAATATGCTGGTCGGCCAAGCAATTCTAGCCTTTGAAATATGGACAGGAAAAATATTAGACTTTGAGGAAATAAAAAGAATCATTCAAAAACTTTAA
- a CDS encoding spore coat protein, with translation MDYSQEINTQRCNNPGNDPISIGATCVAQIDGRFFLLIEIEIEVMGIEREEVIITEITAAQAAALIAAGVMRCQIVTTIPTGAGVTLICAFVVGQNVFLVFNVENATDRLVLVRVPLCRII, from the coding sequence ATGGATTATAGTCAAGAAATTAATACACAAAGGTGCAACAATCCAGGCAACGATCCAATTAGTATAGGTGCAACATGTGTAGCTCAAATAGATGGAAGATTCTTCTTGCTTATAGAAATTGAAATAGAAGTTATGGGTATTGAGAGAGAAGAAGTGATTATAACAGAGATAACAGCAGCTCAAGCAGCGGCACTAATAGCAGCGGGAGTTATGCGTTGTCAAATAGTTACCACAATTCCTACAGGAGCAGGAGTAACCCTTATTTGTGCATTTGTAGTAGGTCAAAATGTATTCTTAGTATTTAATGTTGAAAATGCAACTGATCGTCTAGTTTTAGTTAGAGTACCTTTATGTAGAATTATTTAA